Sequence from the Syntrophaceae bacterium genome:
CGTTCTCTCCGCAGGGGTCTACGCCTGGCGGCAAGTCGGAAAGAAAATCCCGATCCAGGAGACGCCCGGCGAACGCCCCGCCCAGGGCAGCCGTGTCGACACAGGTGACAATAGCCCGCCAGCCCTCGCCGACGAACCGTTCCGCCAGGGCCCTCGTATCCATTCCCCAGAGGGGGAACCGGGGGGCCATCCCGGTAGCGGCGAGTCTGTCTTCCCGATAGCGCCGCACATCCTCGAGATGCAAATCTCCAAAGGCGATCGTGGAACAGCCGCGCTTGCGGTATCTTTCCAGAACTTCCGCAATCGCACGGTCATAGGCTTCATTTCCGGCCTTTTCTGCCAGGGAAACCGCCTCCAGGGGAAGTCCCAGCGATCGGGCCTGGGCCTCCACCAGGAACCGGGGAATGCCGTGCATCACCACCCGGTCCGTCTCGCCGACAAAGGTCGTCAGCAGGGCCACCGCCTCGAACCGGCCTCCCTGCTGCAGTTCCCGCAGCGCCAATGCACAATCCTTTCCCCCGCTCCAGGAAAGAAGCACCCTCTCCGTCATCCCGTGCCCTCCTTATCCTGCCCTTCAGGCCTGCTTCAATTCATAAAGTCCGGCAATCCTCTAGGTGTACGTTGCTGTCATGATACCATGATCGGCAGCACCCCGCAAAACGTCCTCATCCGCCTGCGAGGGACACCGGGAATTGCGGCATGTGGGGTAATCATCACTGGGCGGCATCCCGCACTTCATGATAGATAATCTCCCAGGGATCAGGAGACATCTTCATGCTCTGTCGTTCCATCAAGAGGATTGCGGTCCTGCCTGTATTTTTCTGCGTTCTGGCCGGGATGTTTCTGACAGGCTGCAGCCAGGAATCCCTTATCTTCTTCCCGGAAGTCCTACCGAAAGATTACCGGTTTGCCTTCCCGACACCGTTTCAGGAAGTCCATCTGTCCGCCGACGGGATCGAACTGAACGCCTTGCATTTCCGGATCCGGTCCCCCCGCGGAGTAATTCTCTATTTTCACGGCAATGCGGGCAGCCTTCGTACATGGGGGGAGATTGCCCCCGATTTCACCAGCCGGGGATTCGATCTTCTGATTCCCGACTATCGTGGATTCGGCAAGAGCGGCGGCCGCCTCGACGGGGAGAGTGTTCTCCTGGAGGATGCACTCCGGATGTACGACCACCTGAGAAAAGAATACCCCGAACAGGCGATCGTCCTATACGGAAGATCCATCGGCACCGGCCCGGCGACCTGGGTGGCCTCACAGCGGAAGCCGCGGATGCTGATCCTTGAATCGCCGTACACCAGCCTTGCGGACCTGGGCGCTTATCACCATCCCTTCCTGCCCCGCTCGTTGATTCGGATCTTTCTCAAATATCCTCTCCCGACAGACCAGTGGCTCCCGTCCATCGCCTGTCCGGTGTTCCTGTTTCACGGAACGGCAGACGACATCATTCCGTTCGGCATGAGTGAGCGCCTGAATGCCCTTGCGACGGTGAAGCA
This genomic interval carries:
- a CDS encoding adenine nucleotide alpha hydrolase, producing MTERVLLSWSGGKDCALALRELQQGGRFEAVALLTTFVGETDRVVMHGIPRFLVEAQARSLGLPLEAVSLAEKAGNEAYDRAIAEVLERYRKRGCSTIAFGDLHLEDVRRYREDRLAATGMAPRFPLWGMDTRALAERFVGEGWRAIVTCVDTAALGGAFAGRLLDRDFLSDLPPGVDPCGENGEFHTFVFDGPIFREEVAFRLGRQSLRDGRFMDVDLLHP
- a CDS encoding alpha/beta hydrolase — translated: MLCRSIKRIAVLPVFFCVLAGMFLTGCSQESLIFFPEVLPKDYRFAFPTPFQEVHLSADGIELNALHFRIRSPRGVILYFHGNAGSLRTWGEIAPDFTSRGFDLLIPDYRGFGKSGGRLDGESVLLEDALRMYDHLRKEYPEQAIVLYGRSIGTGPATWVASQRKPRMLILESPYTSLADLGAYHHPFLPRSLIRIFLKYPLPTDQWLPSIACPVFLFHGTADDIIPFGMSERLNALATVKHRLIAVPGGGHNDLGHHPFYQQELGRILEVE